A window of Ruminococcus champanellensis 18P13 = JCM 17042 contains these coding sequences:
- the metG gene encoding methionine--tRNA ligase, with product MSKKPYYITTAIAYASRKPHIGNTYEVVFTDAVARYKRMQGYDVFFLTGTDEHGVKIEELAKSEGITPKEHVDKVVGEIQDICKLMHISYDGFIRTTDPRHEEVVQKIFKKLYDQGDIYKSEYEGMYCTPCESFWTPSQLVDGKCPDCGREVQPAKEEAYFLRLSKYQQWLEEYIETHPDFIVPEGKKKEMMNNFIKPGLQDLCVSRTTFQWGIPVTFDPKHVIYVWVDALSNYITAMGYDPDGSSDQFKKYWPCDCHVIGKDIMRFHSIYWPVMLHALGLELPRQLFGHNWILFGEDKMSKSRGNVIYASDVVDAFGVDAARYYLLSEMPYGSDGSITYESLIERFNTDLANTLGNLVNRTIAMAQKYFGGVIQPADAAEPVDADLRATALKTVEEVDRLMNQYRMADTLDAVISLARRSNKYIDETMPWVLAKDEAQKPRLGAVLYNLLESIRFLAVLLQPFMPETAEKIFAQLNTDCKDYASLSAFGGLHAGDKVGEPVPLFGRIDAEQMIQQLKAKQEAAAAPAQEPAQEAIQLAPEISIEDFAKVELRVAKVLSAEKVKKSSKLLCIQLDDGMGGRQVVSGIAKWYKPEELVGKKVIVVANLKPVKLCGVESNGMICAADLPDGSVRVLFADDSMACGAKIR from the coding sequence ATGTCAAAGAAGCCTTATTACATCACCACGGCCATTGCCTATGCGTCCAGAAAGCCGCACATTGGCAATACCTACGAAGTGGTGTTCACCGATGCCGTAGCGAGATATAAGCGAATGCAGGGCTATGATGTATTCTTCCTGACCGGTACGGACGAGCATGGCGTCAAGATCGAGGAGCTTGCCAAGTCCGAGGGGATCACCCCGAAGGAGCATGTGGACAAGGTAGTCGGCGAGATCCAGGACATCTGCAAGCTGATGCATATATCATACGACGGATTCATCCGCACAACGGATCCCCGGCACGAGGAAGTGGTACAGAAGATCTTCAAGAAGCTGTACGACCAGGGGGATATCTACAAGAGCGAGTATGAGGGCATGTACTGTACTCCCTGCGAGAGCTTCTGGACGCCCTCCCAGTTGGTGGACGGCAAGTGTCCGGACTGTGGCAGAGAGGTGCAGCCCGCCAAGGAGGAGGCATACTTCCTGCGGCTGTCCAAGTATCAGCAGTGGCTGGAGGAGTACATTGAAACCCATCCGGACTTCATCGTCCCCGAGGGCAAGAAGAAGGAAATGATGAACAACTTCATCAAGCCCGGCCTGCAGGATCTGTGCGTATCCCGCACCACCTTCCAGTGGGGCATCCCGGTGACCTTCGATCCCAAGCATGTGATCTATGTGTGGGTCGACGCCCTGTCCAACTATATCACCGCCATGGGCTACGATCCGGACGGCTCCAGCGACCAGTTCAAAAAGTACTGGCCCTGTGACTGCCATGTGATCGGCAAGGACATTATGCGGTTCCATTCCATTTACTGGCCCGTTATGCTCCATGCGCTGGGTCTGGAGCTGCCCCGGCAGCTGTTTGGTCATAACTGGATCCTGTTCGGAGAGGACAAAATGAGCAAGTCCAGGGGCAACGTGATCTACGCCAGCGATGTGGTGGACGCATTCGGGGTGGATGCTGCCAGATACTACCTGCTCAGCGAGATGCCCTACGGCTCCGACGGCTCCATTACCTACGAATCCCTCATCGAGCGGTTCAATACGGATCTGGCAAACACCCTGGGGAATCTGGTGAACCGGACCATCGCCATGGCGCAGAAGTACTTCGGCGGCGTGATCCAGCCGGCGGATGCCGCCGAGCCGGTGGATGCAGATCTCCGGGCAACGGCACTGAAAACCGTGGAGGAAGTAGACCGGCTCATGAACCAGTACCGGATGGCGGATACCCTGGACGCTGTCATCTCCCTGGCAAGACGGAGCAACAAGTACATTGACGAGACCATGCCCTGGGTGCTGGCAAAGGACGAGGCACAGAAGCCCCGGCTGGGTGCGGTGCTGTATAATCTGCTGGAAAGCATCCGCTTCCTGGCGGTTCTGCTCCAGCCCTTTATGCCGGAAACCGCAGAGAAGATCTTTGCCCAGCTGAACACGGACTGCAAGGACTATGCAAGCCTGTCGGCGTTCGGCGGTCTGCATGCAGGGGACAAGGTGGGCGAGCCGGTGCCCCTGTTCGGCAGAATCGATGCGGAGCAGATGATCCAGCAGTTGAAGGCAAAGCAGGAGGCTGCCGCCGCACCGGCACAGGAGCCGGCGCAGGAAGCCATTCAGCTTGCACCGGAGATCTCCATCGAGGACTTTGCCAAGGTGGAGCTGCGGGTGGCAAAGGTGCTTTCCGCAGAGAAGGTGAAAAAATCCTCCAAGCTGCTGTGCATCCAACTGGATGACGGCATGGGAGGCAGGCAGGTAGTGTCCGGCATTGCCAAGTGGTACAAGCCGGAGGAGCTGGTGGGCAAAAAAGTCATCGTGGTTGCCAACCTGAAGCCTGTGAAGCTGTGCGGCGTAGAGAGCAACGGCATGATCTGTGCGGCAGACCTGCCGGACGGCAGCGTCAGGGTGCTGTTTGCGGATGATTCCATGGCCTGCGGCGCCAAGATCCGATGA
- a CDS encoding flavin reductase, with product MAFVKTEVEKLTLNPFTKIGKEWFLLTSGTPDCYNTMTASWGQMGVLWGKNVLTAYVRTSRKTFELVEQNNLFTVSFLPQADRPILQFCGSHSGRDCDKAKETGLIPVGLDGSTAFEQASLVLVCRKLYAAPLDMKQAVDPAIASFYEKDAMHHMYIAEILSAYENK from the coding sequence ATGGCATTTGTCAAAACCGAAGTGGAGAAGCTGACGCTGAACCCCTTTACCAAAATTGGAAAGGAATGGTTTTTGCTCACAAGCGGCACACCGGATTGCTACAATACGATGACCGCTTCCTGGGGACAGATGGGTGTCCTCTGGGGAAAAAACGTGCTGACCGCATACGTCCGTACATCCCGGAAAACCTTTGAGCTGGTGGAGCAGAACAATCTGTTCACCGTGTCCTTCCTGCCCCAGGCGGATCGTCCGATCCTCCAGTTCTGCGGCTCGCACAGCGGCAGAGACTGCGACAAGGCAAAGGAGACCGGACTGATCCCGGTGGGGTTGGATGGTTCCACCGCCTTTGAACAGGCATCCCTGGTGCTGGTGTGCAGAAAGCTGTACGCAGCGCCCCTGGACATGAAGCAGGCAGTGGACCCCGCCATCGCTTCTTTCTACGAGAAGGATGCGATGCACCACATGTACATTGCAGAGATCCTCTCTGCATACGAAAACAAGTAA
- the spo0A gene encoding sporulation transcription factor Spo0A yields MVNKVKVLIGDDSVEYGIACASTLRGQGMYVMTRPKDGTALLETIKSDAPDVVVMDAILPHMDAIELMKKVQASGGKRPQFIVTSAYDNPFIEKQVMQGGAAYFMLKPFEISALGERITSLTQGGMTGRNAPGTENMEIVVTDVIHQLGVPAHIKGYHYLREAILSSIEDPELLESVTKLLYPTVAKRFDTTSSRVERAIRHAIEIAWDRGNLDTLNAFFGYTVNTCKGKPTNSEFIALITDKLRLQHRVAMRQS; encoded by the coding sequence ATGGTTAATAAGGTAAAGGTTTTGATTGGTGACGACAGTGTCGAATACGGCATTGCCTGCGCCAGTACCCTTCGGGGACAGGGCATGTACGTCATGACCCGACCCAAGGACGGAACCGCCCTGCTGGAGACGATCAAAAGCGATGCCCCCGACGTGGTTGTGATGGACGCCATCCTGCCCCACATGGACGCAATAGAACTCATGAAGAAGGTTCAGGCGTCCGGCGGCAAGCGCCCCCAATTCATCGTCACAAGCGCATACGACAATCCCTTCATCGAAAAGCAGGTGATGCAAGGCGGTGCGGCATATTTCATGCTCAAGCCCTTTGAGATCTCTGCACTGGGAGAGCGGATCACCTCTCTGACTCAGGGAGGCATGACGGGACGCAATGCGCCGGGGACGGAGAATATGGAGATCGTGGTGACGGACGTGATCCACCAGCTTGGCGTTCCCGCCCACATCAAAGGGTATCACTACCTGCGTGAGGCGATCCTGTCCTCGATTGAGGATCCGGAACTGCTGGAAAGCGTCACCAAGCTGCTGTATCCCACGGTGGCAAAGCGGTTTGACACCACCTCGTCCCGGGTGGAGCGTGCCATCCGCCACGCCATCGAGATTGCCTGGGACCGGGGCAACCTGGACACGCTGAATGCGTTCTTCGGCTACACGGTGAACACCTGTAAGGGCAAGCCGACCAATTCGGAGTTTATCGCTCTGATCACCGATAAGCTGCGGCTGCAGCACCGGGTCGCCATGCGTCAGTCCTGA
- the spoIVB gene encoding SpoIVB peptidase, whose protein sequence is MLKLFSRLFSLGAAATLALAGTAGYYHYALPDSFYVTKGTELALHTALPIESAAEGDAPAYAAETVPMRGSVSLRLFGFLPIKTVEVTAVDTPLVVPGGDPFGIKLLMDGVMVVGMGKVNPEGECPAERAGIQVGDMVLSVNDTPINGNAALQQAIGEAQGEPVQIRINRGGDIRTLSLTPLYSQADACYKAGLWVRDSTAGIGTVTYYMPNSGRFAGLGHPVCDVDTGEIIPLSSGEVVGVNIQSVTKGSAGAAGELRGCFTPGKAMGSLYLNNRCGVFGTLETQRKPAEAVPLGLKQDVHTGEAVIRTTISGREPKEYAIEIEKADWGSTGTKNMVIHITDPALLDATGGIVQGMSGSPILQEGRLIGAVTHVFVSDPTRGYGIFAENMYEYSADTGG, encoded by the coding sequence ATGCTGAAATTATTTTCGCGCCTGTTCTCCCTGGGAGCAGCTGCGACGCTGGCGCTGGCAGGCACCGCCGGCTACTATCACTATGCCCTGCCGGACAGCTTTTATGTGACAAAAGGAACGGAGCTTGCACTCCATACCGCCCTGCCCATTGAATCCGCAGCGGAGGGCGACGCCCCTGCCTATGCGGCAGAAACCGTACCCATGCGGGGCAGCGTCAGCCTGCGGCTGTTCGGGTTCCTGCCCATCAAGACCGTGGAGGTCACAGCGGTGGATACGCCCCTGGTGGTGCCGGGGGGAGATCCCTTCGGCATCAAGCTGCTGATGGACGGGGTCATGGTGGTGGGCATGGGTAAGGTGAACCCGGAGGGAGAATGTCCGGCGGAACGTGCCGGGATCCAGGTGGGGGATATGGTGCTGTCCGTGAACGATACCCCCATCAACGGCAACGCTGCCCTCCAGCAAGCCATCGGGGAGGCACAGGGTGAGCCGGTACAGATCCGGATCAACCGGGGAGGCGACATCCGCACCCTGTCCCTGACGCCCCTGTACAGCCAGGCAGATGCCTGTTACAAGGCAGGGCTTTGGGTGCGGGACAGCACTGCCGGCATCGGCACCGTGACCTATTATATGCCAAACAGCGGCAGATTCGCCGGTCTGGGACATCCGGTGTGCGACGTGGATACCGGGGAGATCATTCCCCTGTCCAGCGGCGAGGTGGTGGGTGTCAACATCCAGAGCGTCACCAAAGGCAGTGCCGGAGCCGCCGGGGAGCTGCGTGGCTGCTTCACCCCGGGCAAAGCCATGGGGAGTCTGTATCTGAACAACCGATGCGGCGTATTCGGCACCCTGGAGACGCAGCGGAAGCCGGCGGAGGCAGTGCCTCTGGGACTGAAGCAGGATGTGCATACGGGAGAAGCGGTGATCCGCACCACTATCAGCGGCAGGGAGCCAAAGGAGTATGCCATTGAAATCGAAAAGGCGGACTGGGGCAGTACCGGCACGAAAAATATGGTGATCCACATTACGGATCCGGCGCTGCTGGACGCCACCGGGGGCATTGTCCAGGGCATGAGCGGCAGTCCCATCCTCCAGGAGGGACGGCTCATCGGGGCGGTGACCCATGTGTTTGTCAGCGACCCCACCCGGGGCTACGGGATCTTTGCGGAAAATATGTACGAATACAGTGCGGACACCGGGGGCTGA
- a CDS encoding HPr family phosphocarrier protein yields MYVKDVMVQNQVGLHARPATFFIQKANEFKSSIWIEKEERRVNAKSLLGILSLGIVGGTAIRIIADGADEQVAVDSLVELVESGFSDENR; encoded by the coding sequence ATGTACGTGAAAGATGTAATGGTGCAGAATCAGGTTGGTCTGCATGCAAGACCGGCTACCTTCTTCATTCAGAAGGCCAATGAATTCAAGTCCTCAATCTGGATCGAAAAGGAGGAGCGCCGTGTAAACGCAAAGAGCCTTCTCGGTATTCTTTCTTTGGGCATCGTCGGCGGTACTGCCATCCGTATCATTGCAGACGGCGCAGACGAGCAGGTTGCCGTTGATTCCCTGGTAGAGCTGGTTGAAAGCGGCTTCAGCGACGAGAACAGATAA
- the trmD gene encoding tRNA (guanosine(37)-N1)-methyltransferase TrmD, whose amino-acid sequence MRIDIATLFPELCEAVLSESILGRARASGAIEIHCHQIRDFAGNKHNRVDDVPYGGGMGMVMQAKPIYDCYQAVCAQLPRKPHTIYMSPKGTVFSQQKAISLCEYPYIFLLCGHYEGVDQRVLDKIVDEEISIGDYVLTGGELPALVVADAIARMCPGVLPSEECFQEESHYGGLLEYPHYTRPEVWEGEAVPPVLLSGHHKHIADWRFAQSLAVTEQRRPDLYQAYMEAHPPAPPKQKRKRK is encoded by the coding sequence ATGCGGATTGATATTGCCACCCTGTTCCCGGAGCTGTGCGAGGCGGTGCTGTCCGAAAGCATCCTGGGCAGAGCCAGAGCATCCGGCGCCATTGAGATCCACTGTCACCAGATCCGGGACTTTGCCGGCAACAAGCACAACCGGGTGGACGATGTGCCCTACGGCGGCGGCATGGGCATGGTGATGCAGGCAAAGCCCATCTACGATTGCTACCAGGCAGTGTGCGCACAGCTACCCCGGAAGCCGCATACCATATATATGTCCCCCAAGGGTACAGTGTTCAGCCAGCAAAAAGCCATCTCTCTTTGCGAATATCCGTATATTTTCCTGCTGTGCGGGCATTATGAGGGTGTGGATCAGCGAGTGCTGGACAAGATCGTGGACGAGGAGATCTCCATCGGGGACTATGTGCTCACCGGTGGAGAGCTGCCTGCATTGGTGGTGGCGGACGCCATTGCCCGGATGTGTCCCGGCGTGCTGCCCAGCGAGGAGTGCTTCCAGGAGGAGAGCCACTACGGGGGACTGCTGGAATATCCCCACTACACCCGGCCCGAGGTCTGGGAGGGGGAGGCGGTGCCGCCGGTGCTCCTGTCCGGGCATCACAAGCACATTGCGGACTGGCGTTTTGCACAAAGTCTTGCAGTGACGGAGCAGCGGCGGCCGGATCTGTACCAGGCGTACATGGAGGCGCATCCCCCGGCACCCCCGAAGCAGAAACGGAAAAGGAAATAG
- the rimM gene encoding ribosome maturation factor RimM (Essential for efficient processing of 16S rRNA), which produces MQKNLLEIGKVVNIHGLRGDVKIQPWCDSAGFLCEFDTLYRADGTPMSVVSARAHKGMAVVRFAGIDTPEQAEALRNTVLYMNRADVELDADTYFIRDLIGLQVLDADTGAVYGRLEEVLETGANDVYTIRTPEGKQLLFPAIGDVVVETDLEQGIMRIRPLEGLFDDAD; this is translated from the coding sequence ATGCAGAAGAATTTATTGGAAATCGGCAAGGTGGTGAATATCCACGGACTCCGGGGGGATGTGAAGATCCAGCCCTGGTGCGACAGCGCCGGATTTCTGTGCGAATTTGATACCCTGTACCGGGCAGACGGCACCCCCATGTCCGTGGTATCCGCCCGGGCGCATAAGGGAATGGCGGTGGTGCGCTTTGCAGGCATCGATACCCCGGAGCAGGCGGAAGCCTTACGGAATACGGTGTTGTATATGAATCGGGCGGACGTGGAGCTGGATGCGGACACCTACTTCATCCGGGATCTGATCGGCTTGCAGGTGCTGGATGCGGACACCGGGGCTGTGTACGGAAGGCTGGAGGAGGTGCTGGAGACCGGCGCCAACGATGTGTATACCATTCGCACCCCGGAGGGAAAGCAGTTGCTGTTCCCTGCCATCGGGGACGTGGTGGTGGAAACGGATCTGGAGCAGGGGATCATGCGGATCCGGCCGCTGGAGGGGCTGTTTGACGATGCGGATTGA
- a CDS encoding KH domain-containing protein yields the protein MKELLYTVAAGLVADPASISITQDEPDAEGVIVLHLHVAAEDMGRVIGKQGRIAKAIRTIMRAGAARENLKVAVEID from the coding sequence ATGAAAGAATTGCTTTACACGGTTGCAGCAGGACTGGTAGCAGATCCTGCTTCCATTTCCATTACCCAGGACGAGCCGGATGCAGAGGGCGTGATCGTACTGCACCTGCATGTGGCTGCGGAGGATATGGGCAGAGTCATCGGCAAGCAGGGCAGGATCGCCAAGGCGATCCGCACCATCATGCGTGCCGGCGCCGCAAGAGAAAACCTGAAGGTTGCGGTGGAAATCGACTGA
- the rpsP gene encoding 30S ribosomal protein S16, with the protein MAVKIRLRRMGAKKAPFYRVVVADSRYPRDGRFIEELGYYDPTKEPSVVKIDGDKAKEWMANGAQPTDTVKALLKKEGIL; encoded by the coding sequence ATGGCAGTAAAGATCAGACTGAGAAGAATGGGCGCAAAGAAGGCTCCCTTCTACCGTGTGGTTGTTGCAGATTCCAGATACCCCAGAGACGGCAGATTCATCGAAGAGCTGGGCTATTATGATCCCACCAAGGAGCCGTCCGTTGTAAAGATCGACGGCGACAAGGCAAAGGAATGGATGGCAAACGGCGCACAGCCCACCGACACTGTAAAGGCACTCCTGAAGAAGGAAGGCATCCTTTAA